A single window of Archangium gephyra DNA harbors:
- a CDS encoding cytochrome c oxidase assembly factor Coa1 family protein: MAAHEESGTPGWMKWGLVALVGVPLLCGGSGLLAFLYMRSESPYEDAVARATRNARVNKALGAPVSANFFFSGKMQSKGYDGVAIMEIGLSGSTQDGTLHVKGVRTSGVWGFSTLKVVARDGTEINVAGGF; this comes from the coding sequence ATGGCCGCCCATGAAGAGAGTGGGACCCCAGGTTGGATGAAGTGGGGGCTCGTGGCCCTGGTGGGAGTGCCCTTGCTGTGTGGTGGCAGCGGGCTCCTCGCGTTCCTCTACATGCGCAGCGAGAGCCCGTATGAAGACGCCGTCGCACGCGCCACCCGCAACGCCCGGGTGAACAAGGCGCTCGGTGCCCCCGTGAGCGCCAACTTCTTCTTCTCGGGGAAGATGCAGTCGAAGGGCTATGACGGCGTCGCCATCATGGAGATCGGGCTCTCCGGCAGCACGCAGGACGGTACGCTCCATGTGAAGGGCGTGCGGACCAGCGGTGTGTGGGGCTTCAGCACGCTGAAGGTGGTGGCTCGCGACGGCACGGAGATCAACGTCGCCGGCGGTTTCTGA
- a CDS encoding DUF3304 domain-containing protein, which translates to MARYCVLLGALSGLAGCKKPKTGENPGGQTGQAAETTPPSLEPISLEINGFNYTDLYIDNFSVNGNSGGNLYVSSPTSGGGGARVARAGFGT; encoded by the coding sequence GTGGCGCGTTACTGCGTGCTGCTCGGGGCGCTCTCGGGACTGGCGGGCTGCAAGAAGCCGAAGACCGGCGAGAACCCAGGCGGGCAGACCGGACAGGCCGCTGAAACAACTCCTCCCAGCCTCGAGCCCATCTCGCTCGAAATCAACGGCTTCAACTACACCGATCTGTACATCGACAACTTCTCGGTGAACGGCAATAGCGGTGGAAACCTCTACGTCAGTTCGCCGACCTCGGGAGGTGGGGGAGCACGTGTTGCGCGAGCTGGTTTCGGAACATGA
- a CDS encoding T6SS phospholipase effector Tle1-like catalytic domain-containing protein translates to MPTPTDQKMQVLSSLGKSASLSDVRTDLTTPVPAPRSTVTQAPPTPEGLHVSFFFDGTGNNLEADFATGEHSNVARLYRLHHENDSRGVIRYYIPGIGTYFKDIGDPGDELRGNVAGGKGEARLQWAMKRLDECISRSNGRKLHLALFGFSRGAALARAFAVRIAQRCLRTNDDSWLISLGQRAYPIRLYFMGLFDTVASVGMPLSMNNVLSVVAGLGMSRFEMMDRSHSDLIHLAFGNGPGADPAPGWIDGHMAWANELRIPDMVEDCLHMVAAHEVRNSFPVDSLLQGLRYAPNCREMLYPGVHSNVGGGYRPGEGARSRTNGALLSMIPLRTMRHEALRAGVPLRTDSSNNAEFAEDSGSKDAFELLCQRFSGYMSAVASGRQPLGSLVLSHMELYYQWRFHRIARDKKDRKAGRPTKDEALLREFQGVWKKEKAILAKQTEERRRKFAVDVAHVSRLKMSHGAANKQTAIQNAMADQALSGDMYFSMKARLDTMPSSDGSFLDTLELYDDQLMADVQAIQNWAKRYGRQKLRPHYLGMLKAFEAEQRGLGLRDQGIIQFFDTYVHDSLAAFAMDATLPSDPRVIYIGADNKLPYAMNKLPGRGLLASALG, encoded by the coding sequence ATGCCTACCCCTACTGACCAGAAGATGCAGGTGCTGTCGAGTCTGGGCAAGTCCGCCTCGCTCTCGGATGTGCGCACCGACTTGACCACGCCAGTGCCCGCCCCGAGGAGCACTGTCACCCAAGCTCCGCCCACTCCGGAGGGACTTCATGTGTCCTTCTTCTTCGACGGCACGGGCAACAATCTGGAAGCGGATTTCGCTACCGGAGAGCACAGCAACGTGGCGCGGCTGTACCGGTTGCACCACGAGAACGACTCTCGGGGAGTCATCCGCTACTACATCCCGGGTATCGGTACGTATTTCAAGGACATCGGCGACCCTGGCGACGAGCTGCGGGGAAACGTTGCTGGCGGTAAGGGGGAAGCTCGCCTCCAGTGGGCGATGAAGCGGCTGGACGAGTGCATCTCGCGGAGCAATGGCCGGAAGCTCCACCTGGCCTTGTTCGGATTCTCACGTGGTGCCGCGTTGGCGCGCGCCTTCGCCGTGCGTATCGCCCAGCGCTGCCTGCGGACGAACGATGACAGCTGGCTCATCTCGCTCGGCCAGCGTGCGTACCCCATCCGCCTGTACTTCATGGGTCTGTTCGACACCGTGGCCTCGGTCGGTATGCCGTTGAGCATGAACAACGTGCTGTCCGTCGTGGCTGGCCTGGGGATGTCTCGCTTCGAGATGATGGACCGCAGCCATTCCGATCTCATCCACCTCGCTTTTGGCAACGGGCCGGGCGCGGATCCGGCACCGGGGTGGATCGATGGCCATATGGCCTGGGCGAATGAGCTCCGCATCCCCGACATGGTGGAGGATTGTCTCCACATGGTGGCCGCTCATGAAGTCCGCAATTCCTTCCCGGTGGATAGCCTCCTCCAGGGCTTGCGCTACGCCCCCAATTGTCGCGAGATGCTCTACCCCGGAGTCCACTCGAATGTGGGAGGTGGCTATCGCCCAGGTGAAGGGGCGCGAAGCCGGACGAATGGCGCGCTCCTGAGCATGATTCCCCTGCGGACGATGCGTCATGAGGCGCTCCGGGCCGGAGTACCCCTGCGGACGGATAGCTCCAACAACGCGGAGTTCGCGGAGGACTCCGGCAGCAAGGATGCCTTCGAGCTGCTTTGCCAGCGGTTCTCCGGCTACATGAGCGCCGTCGCTTCAGGCCGCCAGCCATTGGGCTCCCTGGTGCTGTCCCACATGGAGCTGTATTACCAGTGGCGCTTCCACAGGATCGCCCGCGACAAGAAAGACAGAAAGGCCGGTCGCCCGACGAAGGATGAAGCCCTGCTCCGAGAGTTCCAGGGAGTGTGGAAGAAAGAGAAGGCCATCCTGGCGAAGCAGACGGAGGAACGGAGGCGCAAGTTCGCCGTCGATGTCGCCCACGTTAGTAGGCTCAAGATGTCGCATGGTGCGGCGAACAAGCAGACGGCCATCCAGAACGCGATGGCGGACCAGGCCCTCTCCGGGGACATGTACTTCTCCATGAAGGCTCGCCTGGACACGATGCCGAGCTCGGATGGCTCGTTCCTGGACACCCTGGAGCTGTACGACGACCAACTCATGGCCGACGTCCAGGCCATCCAGAATTGGGCGAAGAGATATGGGAGGCAGAAGCTGCGGCCGCATTACCTGGGGATGCTCAAGGCGTTCGAGGCCGAGCAGCGCGGACTGGGTTTGCGCGACCAGGGTATCATCCAGTTCTTCGATACCTACGTTCACGACTCCCTGGCTGCATTCGCCATGGACGCGACCCTGCCTTCGGATCCTCGCGTCATCTACATCGGCGCCGACAACAAGCTGCCGTACGCCATGAACAAGCTGCCGGGCCGGGGGCTCCTGGCCTCCGCGCTGGGCTGA
- a CDS encoding SDR family NAD(P)-dependent oxidoreductase, whose amino-acid sequence MRLPERPRAVITGAGSGLGRALCLALAPRRARIVVSDLNEAAARETARQVEQHGGEAHVVLCDVTKPEQVDALARETQAAFGGVDLVVNNAGILSAGEVGTLPLADWKRVLDVNLWGVIHGCHSFVPLLRAQGTGHILNIASAAGLLSSPYLAAYNVSKAGVVALSETLLAEVKSVGLGVTVACPTFFRTNIAASAQISEAGDGQRLKALASMMVDKASVSAEQVAHACLRAVEQDRLYVLPMADGRWAWRLKRLSPGLFARGTLRLRELILARLEKEP is encoded by the coding sequence ATGCGCCTTCCCGAGCGTCCCCGAGCGGTCATCACCGGAGCGGGCAGTGGCCTGGGCCGGGCGCTGTGTCTGGCATTGGCGCCGCGGCGGGCGCGCATCGTGGTGTCGGACCTGAACGAGGCGGCGGCACGGGAGACGGCACGGCAGGTGGAGCAGCACGGTGGCGAGGCCCACGTGGTGCTCTGCGATGTGACGAAGCCCGAGCAGGTGGACGCACTGGCGAGGGAAACCCAGGCGGCGTTCGGCGGGGTGGACCTGGTGGTGAACAACGCCGGCATACTGAGCGCGGGCGAGGTGGGGACGCTGCCGCTGGCGGACTGGAAGCGCGTGCTGGACGTGAACCTGTGGGGCGTCATCCACGGGTGCCACTCCTTCGTGCCGCTGCTGCGCGCGCAGGGGACGGGGCACATCCTGAACATCGCCTCGGCGGCGGGACTGCTCTCCTCGCCCTACCTGGCGGCGTACAACGTGTCGAAGGCCGGGGTGGTGGCGCTCTCGGAGACACTGCTGGCCGAGGTGAAATCCGTGGGCCTCGGGGTGACGGTGGCCTGCCCGACGTTCTTCCGGACGAACATCGCCGCCTCGGCCCAGATTTCCGAGGCCGGGGACGGCCAGCGGCTGAAGGCCCTGGCCTCCATGATGGTGGACAAGGCCTCGGTGTCGGCGGAGCAGGTGGCGCACGCGTGTCTTCGCGCCGTCGAGCAGGACCGGCTCTACGTGTTGCCGATGGCGGATGGCCGGTGGGCCTGGCGGCTGAAGCGCCTCTCTCCCGGGCTGTTCGCGCGAGGGACACTCCGGCTGCGCGAGCTCATCCTCGCGCGACTGGAGAAGGAGCCGTGA
- a CDS encoding SAM-dependent methyltransferase codes for MEQAPSQGKRTVHCADALAWLEAQGVLAGCSLITSMPDVSEFPSLSLAEWKEWFVRTASLVLSRCPDDGVTIFYQTDIKKDGTWVDKGYLVQKAAEQLGHSLLWHKVVCRTPPGSTTFGRPAYSHMLCFSRGLRADLSKSTADVLPQAGEVTWTRGMGVQACLVACRYVLENTPTRTIVDPFCGHGSVLAVANWLGLEAVGVELSRKRAKKARALQMPIGDSEPSEGAEPEGSDGDE; via the coding sequence GTGGAGCAGGCACCTTCACAAGGAAAGAGGACGGTTCACTGCGCGGATGCCCTGGCGTGGTTGGAGGCCCAGGGTGTGCTCGCCGGGTGCTCGCTCATCACCTCGATGCCCGATGTGTCCGAGTTCCCTTCCCTGTCGCTCGCCGAGTGGAAGGAGTGGTTCGTCCGCACCGCGTCGCTCGTGCTCTCGCGCTGCCCCGACGACGGCGTCACCATCTTCTACCAGACCGACATCAAGAAGGACGGGACCTGGGTCGACAAGGGATACCTCGTGCAGAAGGCCGCCGAGCAACTGGGGCACTCGCTGCTCTGGCACAAGGTCGTCTGCCGCACCCCGCCCGGCAGCACCACCTTCGGGCGGCCGGCGTACTCGCACATGCTGTGCTTCTCGCGAGGACTCCGCGCGGACCTCTCGAAGTCCACCGCCGATGTGCTCCCCCAGGCCGGCGAAGTCACCTGGACCCGAGGCATGGGCGTGCAGGCGTGCCTCGTCGCCTGCCGGTACGTGCTGGAGAACACGCCCACGCGCACCATCGTGGACCCCTTCTGCGGCCATGGCTCCGTGCTCGCCGTGGCCAACTGGCTGGGACTCGAGGCCGTGGGCGTCGAGCTCAGCCGCAAGCGCGCGAAGAAGGCGCGGGCCCTCCAGATGCCCATTGGAGACTCGGAGCCCTCGGAGGGCGCGGAGCCCGAGGGGAGCGACGGGGACGAGTGA
- a CDS encoding SDR family oxidoreductase, translating to MQTLQGWTALVTGASAGIGEACALALSQAGARLVLAGRRGDRLEALAAKLPNPAHPLVLDVRSRREVETSLSSLPAGFSDVDVLVNNAGLGLGLEPAHEASLDDWETMIDTNCKGLVYVTRALLPGMVKRNRGHVVNLGSVAASYPYPGGNVYGATKAFVHQFSQNMKADLVGTRVRVTDIQPGMVETDFSLVRFKGDAQRASKTYEGMEALTPGDIADIVLWTVTRPARVNINVVEVMPADQGFGPFNIKRR from the coding sequence ATGCAAACCCTTCAAGGATGGACGGCCCTCGTCACCGGCGCCAGCGCGGGAATCGGCGAGGCCTGCGCGCTCGCCCTCTCTCAAGCGGGCGCACGGCTCGTGCTCGCGGGCCGCCGCGGCGACCGGCTCGAGGCCCTCGCGGCGAAGCTCCCCAACCCCGCCCACCCCCTCGTCCTCGACGTCCGCTCGCGCCGCGAGGTCGAGACCTCGCTCTCCTCGCTGCCCGCCGGGTTCTCCGACGTGGACGTCCTCGTCAACAACGCCGGCCTCGGCCTCGGCCTCGAGCCCGCCCACGAGGCGTCGCTCGACGACTGGGAGACGATGATCGACACCAACTGCAAGGGCCTCGTCTACGTGACGCGTGCCCTGCTGCCTGGCATGGTGAAGCGCAACCGCGGGCACGTGGTGAACCTCGGCTCGGTGGCCGCCAGCTACCCCTACCCCGGTGGCAACGTCTACGGCGCCACCAAGGCCTTCGTGCACCAGTTCTCCCAGAACATGAAGGCCGACCTCGTCGGCACCCGCGTGCGCGTCACCGACATCCAACCCGGCATGGTCGAGACCGACTTCTCGCTCGTGCGCTTCAAGGGCGATGCCCAGCGCGCCAGCAAGACCTACGAGGGCATGGAGGCCCTCACCCCGGGAGACATCGCCGACATCGTGCTCTGGACCGTCACCCGCCCCGCCCGCGTGAACATCAACGTCGTCGAGGTCATGCCCGCCGACCAGGGCTTCGGCCCCTTCAACATCAAGCGCCGCTGA
- a CDS encoding DUF4032 domain-containing protein encodes MTPPRGLNALHLHQGHPDFLDLPWHLPLEEWRPELCSRLVEVPRGLSRHTVVFVSYGAHIYALKELPVSVGQREYDVLRGLEERHLPAVTVVGLARVRALGEPGDEVAVLLTQYLPSSLPYRVLFMNKGLARYRERLLDSMASLLVRLHLGGFFWGDCSLSNVLFRRDAGELQAYAVDAETSELHPKLSDGQRELDLLIMEENITGGLADLAAMVELPATLDVYETAPSIRQRYERLWAEINKELTITPGESYRIHERIRALNELGFSVGEVDLVASGDGSQLRMRTIVTDREYHRHQLHNLTGLVAEERQAALLLNEVRELKATLTREVNRSVPLSVAAFRWLDERFRPTLSKLERELGPAADEAELYCQVLEHKWFLSEQAKRDVGLEVAVKGYVALRREQPALALLRSASAPLPGVEARAEPPPAATPEAPPAPVARG; translated from the coding sequence ATGACGCCGCCTCGTGGGCTCAATGCGCTGCACTTGCACCAGGGCCACCCGGACTTCCTGGACCTGCCGTGGCACCTGCCCCTGGAGGAGTGGCGCCCGGAGCTGTGCTCCCGCCTCGTCGAGGTCCCCCGAGGCCTCTCCCGGCACACGGTCGTCTTCGTCAGCTACGGCGCGCACATCTACGCGCTCAAGGAACTGCCCGTGTCCGTGGGGCAGCGCGAATACGACGTGCTGCGCGGGCTCGAGGAGCGCCACCTGCCGGCGGTGACGGTGGTGGGACTCGCCCGGGTGCGCGCCCTGGGCGAGCCCGGTGACGAAGTCGCCGTCCTCCTCACGCAATACCTGCCCTCGTCGCTGCCCTACCGCGTGCTCTTCATGAACAAGGGCCTGGCGCGCTACCGCGAGCGCCTGCTGGACTCCATGGCCAGCCTGCTCGTGCGGCTGCACCTCGGCGGCTTCTTCTGGGGCGACTGCTCCCTCTCCAACGTCCTCTTCCGCCGCGACGCGGGCGAGCTCCAGGCCTACGCGGTGGACGCGGAGACCTCGGAGCTGCATCCCAAGCTCTCCGACGGCCAGCGCGAGCTGGATCTGCTCATCATGGAGGAGAACATCACCGGCGGGCTCGCGGACCTGGCGGCCATGGTGGAGCTGCCCGCGACGCTCGACGTCTATGAGACGGCTCCGAGCATCCGCCAGCGCTACGAGCGGCTGTGGGCGGAGATCAACAAGGAGCTCACCATCACCCCGGGCGAGAGCTACCGCATCCACGAGCGGATTCGCGCGCTCAACGAGCTGGGCTTCTCGGTGGGCGAGGTGGACCTGGTGGCCAGCGGCGATGGCAGTCAGCTGCGGATGCGGACCATCGTGACGGACCGCGAGTACCACCGCCACCAGCTCCACAACCTGACGGGGCTGGTGGCCGAGGAGCGGCAGGCGGCGCTGCTGCTCAACGAGGTGCGCGAGCTGAAGGCCACGCTCACCCGCGAGGTGAACCGGAGCGTGCCCCTGAGCGTGGCGGCGTTCCGCTGGTTGGACGAGCGCTTCCGGCCCACGTTGAGCAAGTTGGAGCGGGAGCTCGGGCCGGCGGCGGACGAGGCCGAGCTCTACTGCCAGGTGCTGGAGCACAAGTGGTTCCTGTCCGAGCAGGCGAAGCGGGACGTGGGCCTGGAGGTGGCGGTGAAGGGGTACGTGGCGCTGCGCCGCGAGCAGCCCGCCCTGGCGCTCCTGCGCTCCGCGAGTGCTCCGTTGCCCGGGGTGGAGGCCCGCGCCGAGCCGCCCCCGGCCGCCACTCCGGAGGCGCCCCCGGCCCCTGTGGCACGGGGCTGA